In Oncorhynchus tshawytscha isolate Ot180627B linkage group LG08, Otsh_v2.0, whole genome shotgun sequence, the genomic window ttgatgAAAacaattatataaaatatattctgaattcagcctgtaacaaaacgtggaataagttaagtggtatgaatactttctgaaggctctgtacctATTGTGCTTGAGAAATGGGGTTGGTGGATGTTGAGTAGGTATTTGTAGTTTGATTTAttgatccaggctgtatcacatccggccgtgattgtgagtcccgtagggcggcgcacaattggcacagcgctgtccgggtttggccggggtaggccgtcataaAATAAGGTTTATTTTCTTCTTAAccgtctagttaaataaaataaaaacacagtgTTGAAAGTGTGTTCTTTTTAGACTGAATCATCTACGTCTAGTTTATAGGCAAGCCGTGCTAAAATAGTTTTCCCCCTTCACATAAACTCCTTCAGAAGAGGTGCTTTGTTTTAATGAAGAGTGCAGTGACAGGATGTAGCTGTCATTCATAGAAATCAATAAAGTCTGTCTCAGTGggtgaggtagagaggaagaCCGTAACGGTAGTCTCTTTTCCTGTCTGACTTTAATGAAGACCGTAactgttgtctcctctctgtgacTTTAGTGAAGAGCATTCTCAGGTCTCTACACCCCTTTAGCAGTAGTCTAATACCCCCCCCCCAGCAGGTTCTCAGGTTTCTATACTCCTTTAGTAGTCTAATACCCCCCCCAGCAGGTTCTCAGGTTTCTACACTCCTTTAGTAGTCTAATACCCCCCCCAGCAGGTTCTCAGGTTTCTACACTCCTTTAGTAGTCTAATACCCCCCAGCAGGTTCTCAGGTTTCTACACTCCTTTAGTAGTCTAATACCCCCCAGCAGGTTCTCAGGTTTCTATACTCCTTTAGTAGTCTAATACCCCCCCCAGCAGGTTCTCAGGTTTCTATAGGACTTTAGTAGTCTAATCCTGCTGTTCTCAGGTTTCTACACCCTTTAGTAGTCTAATACCCCCCCAGCAGGTTCTCAGGTTTCTATACTCCTTTAGTAGTCTAATACCCCCCCCAGCAGGTTCTCAGGTTTCTACACTCCTTTAGTAGTTTAAGACCCCCCAGCAGGTTCTCAGGTTTCTATACTCCTTTAGTAGTCTAATACCCCCCCAGCAGCACAcctgggaagagagaggacatAACTACATCCTGCTGTTCTTacctttcaacctctctctggGCGCTCTCTATAGCCTCTCGGCACACGTCCACAGGGCCGACCTGCAGCCTCAGAGGGAGGTTAGGTTCTGAAGAGGACAGGCATACACTTGGCTCAGCAGAGGAAGCCCCGactagactctctctcgctctttagaTAGGATCGTTTAGCAACCTACTTTCCAGCCAGGAAGACTGAAGGAACTCACAGCGGAGGAAGCCCCGactagactctctctcgctctttagaTAGGATCGTTTAGCAACCTACTTTCCAGCCAGGAAGACTGAAGGAACTCACAGCGGAGGAAGCCCCGactagactctctctcgctctttagaTAGGATCGTTTAGCAACCTACTTTCCAGCCAGGAAGACTGAAGGAACTCACAGCGGAGGAATGcgccctttctttttctctcacaGCTCGTCGATTACTCACCGTGTTCATCTTGTTGACATGAAACAGGACAGGTTGTACTTGTAATTAACATAAATGCTAAAAAGCAGCTTGCAGTACTAAATCACCTTTTGTCCCTATGACTTCTACCTCTTTTCAGAAATGTAATTTCAGTTGAAATAGTTTGTTGTATCCCTTGTTAAAACACACACCCAACCAACAGCCAATGCAAGTGGTAAACCAAAGAGCCATCACAGGGAGGAGACTGACAACACAATGTCCCTACCAGGATGTAAGAGGTGGTTTTGTAGAGATGAGGGGGGGTGTATTCATGGCCATTTTATGACTGCGCCTGTGGACACAGGAGTCCAGCAGACAGACGAGACTACTAGCCTATAGGATATGAGGGTGAATGGGGAAAGTGTAGCCTGAGACTGGGTCTAGGCTGGAGTGGGCTGGGCCGGCCCCATGCTAAAGCAGCTGGAGTAGCGGGTGGGAGTGAACAGAACAGCACTTATTGTTTCCTGTTCTGGTTATGAGACTCCATTACAGCCTATGTGTTAACTGCCTCCTGAGGTGATAGGCTGCTGGCTGGGCACTCTACGGCTCTTTCCTACAGGGTTAATGGCAGGCTGCGGCATCAGCAGTAAAAATCACACTTGAAAgagcccatgtgtgtgtgtgtgtgtgtgtgtgtgtgtgtgtgtgtgtgtatatatatatgtatgtgtgtatgtatatatatatatatatatatatatatatatatatatatatatatatatatatatatatgtgtatgtatgtatatatgtatgtatgtatgtatgtgtatatatatatatatatatatattacacacacacattggttcAGCTGGTCTTAATTAAGACAACTAGGCAGGGAATTATAGAGGGAGGTTaatggggaaagagggagaggagggtgggaattagagggggtggagggggtgctgATGTTTTATGTGCTCCTAACCAACTATgctgaactgcactgttggttaaggtcttaagtaagtaagcatttcccagtAAGGTCGAcagttgttgtattcggcgcatgtgactaataaagtttgatttgacagagggtggtggtggtggggggtgatgaAATTGCAACATAGTGTGGGAGGCAAGGAAAAACCAAGGAGTAGTgcagtggaggggggggggagagacatAGTCCTCACACCATCTGAACAGGCCTGCCTGGCTAACTACATCAAACCTCCCTTCCCTCCAACTCTCCTGTCTTTTTTTGCCATGACGTTAGTGCTGTGATCCGTGGTATGTTGACGAGGCTTGTCCGTAGACTGTTAATCCAAGCTGTCGGGTTTTAGGACTTGTATAATACGGTAGTTGTGACGGACATGTTCCTTCCCAacactgtgtctcagtgtgtgagataAGATGTGAATGCAACCCAGTCCATTCTTTTGTTTTGAACAATGTTcggttgtgtgtctgtacccaGTACTCTACACAGGGGTAGTGTACACATTTCCTGAACATACATGTATCTTCTGTAGAGGGTCGGCCTAGTTGTTGACATCATCTCCCTCATATCAGTTCTCTGTGCCATGAGGGTGCCACGTGTGCCCATGTCAGCGCCCCCCCTCCCAGTTTTCCTGCTGAAACAGGTTTATAGGAGGAACCGAGAGGCTTATTATGTGTTTTTAGGGAAAAGTGCCTGAGTACCTGGACTCCTCACCCCTTCTCACCCTCTTTTCTCACCCCTTCTCACCCTCGTTTCCTCACCCcgttcctccccccctcctcaccctcgttcctcccctcctcaccctcgttcctccccctcctcaccctcgttcctccccctcctcaccctcgttcctccccctcctcaccctcgttcctccccctcctcaccctcattccttgactattgtagctggaaacgtctggtttttaatggaatatctacataggcgtacagaggcccattatcagcaaccatcactcctgtgttccaatggcacgttgtgttagctaatcccagTTTATCATTTGAAAATGcttattgatcattagaaaacccttttgcaattatgttagcacagctgaaaactgttgtcctgattaaagaagcaataaaactggccttgtttagactagttgagtatctggagcatcagcattgtgggttcgattacaggctcaaaatggccagaaacaaagacttttcttctgaaactcgtcagtctattcttgttctgagaaatgaaggctattccatgtgagaagtTGCCAAGAaaatgaagatctcgtacaacgctgtgtactactcccttcacagaacagagcaaactggctctaaccagaatgtAGAGTGGGagaccccagtgcacaactgagaaagaggacaagtacattactgtctagtttgagaaacagacacctcacaagtccttaactggcagcatcattaaatagcacccacaaaacaccagtctcaatgtcaacagtgaagaggcgactccgggacgctggccttctaggcagagttgcaaagaaaaagccatatctcagactggccaattaaaataaaagattaagatgggcaaatgaacagacactggacagaggaactctgcctagaaggccagcatcccggagtcgtttcttcactgttgacgttcagactggtgttttgcgggtactatttaatgaagactGGCGTTTTCCGGGTAgatgttgtgttttgtgggtactgtAACGTACTCAGTTACCTCGTACCTCTACACATCTGTACTgattattgttactcattgtgtatttatttattattacatgttttatttctctattatttttgttattttatttctctctgcattggTGGGAAGGgttggtaagtaagcatttcacggtttaGTCTACactgaagcatgtgacaaatacaaagtAGTGTTTTATTTGGAAATGTTTTTGTGTAGGCTACcttctaaactctctctctgccctgtagGTAAgtttgaggagagggaggaccgGGTACCTAAGTTGGAGCAGCTCAACTCCCTGGGTTTCATGTGTTCTCTGAACCTTGTTCTCAACAAGAGAGACCTCATCAAGATGGAGCTGCTGCTGTTGGAGACGTTCAGCTGGAACCTGTGTATGCCCACCCCGGCCCACTTCATAGACTACTACCTCCAGGCCTCGGTGCAGGAGGGAGACCTGTACAACGGttggcctctctcctccctctccaagaccAAAACCTTTATGGACAAGTACACACACTACTTCCTGGAGGTGTCACTGCAAGGTGAGGGAGGGATTGAGGTGATGGGTGGGGTGAAGGAATGAGTGCACAGGGGGAAAGGTTAaagccagagagaggagggatggaagggagaaAAACAGAGGGGCAGGTATGAAATATATGTGGACTCATGTGCTTGTCACAAACTAACAGTCTGATTGGCTGTGTTCCTCTACTAACGGTCTGATTGGCTGTGTTCCTCTACTAACGGTCTGATTGGCTGTGTTCCTCTACTAACGGTCTGATTGGCTGTGTTCCTCTAGACCATGCGTTCCTGAGTTTCCGGCCGTCTCAGGTGGCGGCAGCGTGCGTAGCGGCGTCTCGTATCTGTCTCCAGATTTCTCCTAGCTGGACCACGTCTCTACACCTTCTGACTGGATACACCTGGGAACACCTTACACACTGCATCAAACTCATGCTgctgtaagtctctctctctcacacacacacacacacacacacacacacacacacacacacacacacacacacacacacacacacctcagtctcTCTCATACAGGCCAGACACACCTGAGACCAGTTGAATGCTTGTATGCAAAGACCTGATCATATCCATTTGACCGAGCCCATCTCCATGCTAATTATCTCGTTGCTCATATAGGTTAACTGTAAACACATGACAATCCACTGTCACTGTCCTCCGATAATAACACAGGTCTTGTTCTAcctccccgtctgtctctcctccacagTGCCCATGACAACGATGtgaaggaggccaacaaacccaAATCCACCCCTCCGTTgtcttgctcctcctctctccagtcccatctctccCCAGTCCAGAGACCAGccacctcctccaacccccaGCAGCTCCTTTTCCAGCCTGGCCCAGTGGGCTTCCCTCACCTCTCCCAGcactccccctccctgtcccagcTCCACGCTCTAGCTGACTCCCAGGCTTTGGGGCCTGCTGTGGTCAACATGTCCCAGGACATCCTCCAAAGCCACAGGATGGGGCTGCTCACTGGGGGCAACACCATGACCTCCACAGCAGGGACCTTCCCCTCCTATCCTAGCCTGACTTCGGGGCTGCTCACTGGGGCCAACACCATGACCTCCACAGCAGGGGCCTTCCCCTCCTATCCTAGCCTGACTTCGGGGATGCAGCCTGGGGCTCGGGTGGCACCGCTGGCCTTGCAGGGCCCCATCTCCATGCAGGTAGCCTTGGCTGCGGAGCCGAGACACTGCCTCAGCATGGCCTACACCGGAGGGTACCTGGGGGGCGTGGGCCCCCACCACACCTTCACGGCAGCGGGCTGCTTCGACAGGTGACGccaggagacggaggagaggatgaACAGCAAACCGCCCCGAGCCAGGGACAGGGAGCGCTGCAATCCTCTTCCCTCactacttcctcctcctctccgctcCCTGGCagacctcctctccatctccgtcAGCACCCCGTCCCCCTCCTCTGCCGCACCCCGCCCTGCGCCCCCCACCctcagacagagacggagagaaagacgGCTAAAACACAAGCAAAGGTCAAAGGGCACCGATGACCCCGTGGTGGTCATCACACTGACATGACACCTGATGTCACTGCGACGTCACTGACTGACTGTTGAATGCTGTCTTCCGATCCCGCCGCAGGAACGTGATTCCAAGGCAGAAGCATTAACCCACTGTAGAATGGTCACCGTATGTCCCTGGTTAAGATGCTGTTATCACTGTGAACCAGAGGCTATGCAGCATGATTCCTCCTCAGTGCCTCCTGGGTTTTGACCAgagtgatgtctgtctgtctgtgaattCAGCTGAAGATGAAGTGCTGCTGGATCTCTCTCACTCTAATCCAAAAAAGATCAACTCAACTGAAGACGAGTAATTGGCCAGTAAAGTGACTTATTGAGCTGCTGACTTGAGAACAGTGGTATGAAGTGTTATAAGTAGACCTACCAGTGAGTTGAAGAGGCTGTGTGTCACTTGCTATGTCAGCCTTATGCCAGTGAATAAAGGGATTATGTCACTCGTCACTAAGTGCTCCAGGGGCATTCTGAGAATTCCTACCCAAAATCCTCTCTGGCTGGGGAGGGGAGACCACAGAGTTCATTGTTCTGTCACAGCAGGGGAAATCCATAGTTTTAACATAGCTGTCATGTTTTGGCTTTCTCTTCTttcatccttcctccctccttgtcACCTCTCCTTACAGCCTttattctcccttcctccctccttgtcACCTCTCCTTACAGCCTTtagtctcccttcctccctccttgtcACCTCTCCTTACAGCCTTtagtctcccttcctccctccttgtcACCTCTCCTTACAGCCTTtagtctcccttcctccctccttgtcACCTCTCCTTACAGCCTTtagtctcccttcctccctccttgtcACCTCTCCTTACAGCCTTtagtctcccttcctccctccttgtcACCTCTCCTTACAGCCTTtagtctcccttcctccctccttgtcACCTTTCCTTACAGCCTTtagtctcccttcctccctccttgtcACCTCTCCTTACAGCCTTtagtctcccttcctccctccttgtcACCTCTCCTTACAGCCTTtagtctcctttcctccctccttgtcACTTCTTACTTTTTGCAAAGTCTTCTCTTGTGGTGGAGCTCGCCTCATATCTGGATCTTTGGGGGGGTGTTCCAACCACCAAGTCTCGTAGTGAGGGTTAAAGAGTGAAGCTTTGTTTTCCACGTCCTTCCACTCAGACTTCAAGTGGAAATGAACTGACATGGAATGCTCATGGTAGAGGAGACTtggaaacatagaaatagaatgattgGCATTCTAATTCTATGCTTAGAACTTTGTTGAAGTAGATAATGACATTCTGCTGCCTTCTATTAGCAGTGATGGTTCAGTGTGAGCTGAAGACTTGTTTCCATGAACCACAGTGTATATCAGGGACTTGACTTAACGGATTACTTGAATACGATGCCATTGAAACGTGCCGTAGCTTTTTATTTATATGGACACATTTATTCCTTGTTGCTTTATTTTGTATTCTTTGGTGAAGTAagtttagttttagtttttagttttttttataccAGCGTGTAATGTTTTTTTCTGTGCCCTTGTATAACTGTATATTCAGGCTCAGGTTAGGCTGTGAATATCCAATCAGCCGTCTCCTTATTGCTGAGGTTACCCAATCAGCTGTCTTCTTACTGTGTCCTATTGAGTGTGCTTTAAGTAGATACTAGCATGGCACCCAGGAGGGTTTCTCACTTATCTACCTCTCTGAGGAAGAGGACCTGAATTTTTAAATAACATACTAAGATATATAAACAAACACCAAATTTGCATCCTGGTAGAATCCGTGACCTTCCAGACGATGAAACACACAGCCCATCTGCATCTTGTCATTACTAATAGCTTCCCACATTCCCAGCACTGTTTTTTCCCCCATACTTCTActtcctgttggaacgtaaacACATCCAGATTCCCCTTCTGGGTCACAGGGGGTCTCGCTGGTTACCGTGGCGATGgcccaaaaaaatctaaatcggGGGCTCACTCAGAAGGAGAGTTAGTTGGAACGTTACAGAATGTTTAGATCGAAATGTGCTGTTTAGATCAGCTATGGGTATGTGTTGTGTAGAGCAGGGAATAGTGGAAGCTCTATATatcacatttctatctgcaacaatGTAAACTTCTGGTCCTTTTCTCTGTCCGTATGCTATTGAATGTGTAATGTTTTTACGATGGTTGTACCTTGTCCCCAGCAGTTTTCACACTTGAACTATGCTGATACTACTAAGGCTGTGTTCTGGTTCTCAGAACATGTTCTATATAGGTTTTTATGTTCTGATTCTCAATGTTCTAGGCTTAGATATCAGAGATGTATTTAATTGAACGCTGTATGGAGAATCTGTCAAGCATCTGAAATGTGTCTAAACCTTTTTATAGCATGAACATACCTTACTGTAGTCTAGATAGTAATTTACTAGAAATGGAATGAAGGGCTTACTAGAGTATGTTACTAGCAACCAAATGTATCTTTCTGCCTGATCTCTTCTGAACTATGTCAATCTATCCAGACTCACTCACTGTACGGTCATCACTACTTTTCTATAGACAAAGGGATTCTGTCTTTTTTTGTTAACTACAGTTTATTTTACATTCCTATTATTTTTAAGTGTATTTTATTTACGTCTGATCTGTGTTTAATAAAGATAGATGCAGTCGGTTGTGGAG contains:
- the LOC112255878 gene encoding cyclin-J, with the translated sequence MGKMERELQWWKGQLAGDIHQSLRIKELKLPVYRAHSPQIGMRRYFADLLAILSNRYQLCPTARHLSVYLLDLFMDHYDVAVKQLYVIALSCLLLASKFEEREDRVPKLEQLNSLGFMCSLNLVLNKRDLIKMELLLLETFSWNLCMPTPAHFIDYYLQASVQEGDLYNGWPLSSLSKTKTFMDKYTHYFLEVSLQDHAFLSFRPSQVAAACVAASRICLQISPSWTTSLHLLTGYTWEHLTHCIKLMLLAHDNDVKEANKPKSTPPLSCSSSLQSHLSPVQRPATSSNPQQLLFQPGPVGFPHLSQHSPSLSQLHALADSQALGPAVVNMSQDILQSHRMGLLTGGNTMTSTAGTFPSYPSLTSGLLTGANTMTSTAGAFPSYPSLTSGMQPGARVAPLALQGPISMQVALAAEPRHCLSMAYTGGYLGGVGPHHTFTAAGCFDR